One genomic window of Pagrus major chromosome 22, Pma_NU_1.0 includes the following:
- the znf513a gene encoding zinc finger protein 513a has protein sequence MPRKKQQNPQPVKLDSEDGVAIEAPGNLTLDTDFFLGQDLEFGDPDHDGKILGLEKFSEVAAEIGFSVYPLGDEESPAYSQLSMESETENSHGTADNSREDEGRAAQSEPSFPPYLSCRGCGQLRDEPLGPGIDLIGPYCLRCCKASREAKSTDFCSPFGSISGIRSGSHMQLDGEGMGNGMGDKALTAEDKLPKLHSCHLCGFSSRYANHVKRHMKTHNGEKPYNCPLCTYASAQLVNLQRHLRIHTGEKPYKCESCSFACSSLGNLKRHQRMHVPSAGAGQDIPARPAIGQNSLKRCVTGQRASEEVSGASAKVSEVARPTSNLSLGAQNSDYLSAFDGLKGASPPPIPASNPAPGHQPPPLLETTDGGGGSRVNRGGVSDGPGLPPSLFPFTCRLCGIVLEDEDGSSAQICAKCTLEMLTKDSSSSPNSPGERSDKVYTCAACPFLTHYPNHLARHMKTHSGEKPYKCPQCDYASAHFDNLKRHHRVHTGEKPYKCHLCDYACGNLANLKRHQRVHSGAKPFQCAVCSYSCNQSMNLKRHMLRHTGEKPYKCQECGYTTGHWDNYKRHQKKHGLATDGWVKVPMTGNDAEEEVRKGIGVGSQTQRKETGVDMQYMSREGGQTIHPCYKLEIV, from the exons AtgccaagaaaaaaacagcagaatccACAGCCAGTCAAGT TGGATTCTGAAGATGGTGTAGCCATTGAAGCTCCAGGAAACCTCACCTTAGACACAGACTTCTTTCTAGGACAAGACCTCGAGTTTGGTGATCCTGATCATGACGGCAAGATTCTAGGCCTGGAAAAGTTCTCAG AAGTAGCTGCTGAGATCGGTTTCTCTGTGTATCCTCTGGGTGATGAGGAGAGCCCTGCCTACAGCCAGCTCAGCATGGAAAGTGAAACAGAAAACTCACACGGCACAGCTGACAACAGTAGGGAAGACGAGGGCAGAGCAGCCCAGTCCGAGCCCAGTTTCCCTCCCTACCTGTCTTGCAGGGGCTGCGGACAGCTCCGTGATGAACCTCTGGGACCTGGCATCGACCTAATTGGCCCGTACTGCCTTAGGTGCTGCAAAGCCTCCAGGGAAGCCAAAAGCACGGACTTCTGTTCACCTTTTGGAAGCATCAGCGGGATTCGCTCTGGCTCCCATATGCAGCTTGACGGTGAAGGGATGGGAAATGGGATGGGTGACAAAGCACTGACAGCTGAGGACAAACTGCCCAAACTGCACTCGTGTCACCTCTGCGGCTTCTCCTCGCGTTACGCCAACCACGTGAAGCGCCACATGAAGACGCACAACGGGGAGAAGCCCTATAACTGCCCCTTGTGCACTTACGCCTCAGCTCAGCTGGTGAACCTGCAGAGACACCTGCGCATTCACACTGGGGAAAAACCCTACAAATGTGAAAGCTGCTCTTTTGCCTGCAGTTCTCTTGGCAACCTTAAGAGGCACCAGCGCATGCATGTGCCCTCTGCAGGGGCGGGACAGGATATACCGGCGCGACCTGCCATTGGCCAAAACAGCCTGAAGAGGTGTGTGACTGGGCAAAGAGCCAGTGAGGAAGTGTCTGGTGCTTCAGCCAAGG TTTCAGAAGTTGCACGACCGACTTCAAACCTGAGTTTGGGAGCCCAGAACAGTGACTACCTATCAGCCTTCGATGGCTTAAAGGGGGCATCACCACCACCCATTCCAGCCTCTAACCCAGCTCCTGGCCACCAGCCTCCACCCCTGCTGGAGACCACAGATGGCGgcggtggcagcagggtgaacagaggGGGCGTATCAGATGGTCCCGGCCTTCCCCCTTCACTTTTCCCTTTCACTTGCCGATTGTGTGGCATTGTCCTGGAGGACGAGGACGGCTCCTCGGCCCAGATTTGTGCCAAGTGTACCCTGGAGATGCTGACTAAAGACTCCTCATCATCTCCCAACAGCCCTGGCGAGCGCAGTGACAAGGTGTACACCTGTGCCGCCTGCCCTTTCCTCACACACTACCCAAACCACTTGGCACGCCACATGAAAACTCACAGCGGCGAGAAACCGTACAAGTGCCCTCAGTGCGACTACGCTTCAGCACACTTCGACAACCTCAAGCGCCACCACAGAGTGCACACAGGCGAGAAACCTTACAAGTGCCATTTGTGCGATTACGCCTGCGGGAACCTGGCCAACCTGAAGCGCCACCAGCGGGTGCACTCGGGCGCCAAACCCTTCCAGTGCGCCGTGTGCAGTTACAGCTGCAACCAGAGCATGAACCTGAAGCGGCACATGCTCCGgcacacaggagagaagccgTACAAATGTCAGGAGTGCGGCTACACCACCGGCCACTGGGACAATTACAAGAGACATCAGAAGAAACACGGCCTGGCCACAGACGGCTGGGTCAAAGTTCCAATGACTGGAAATGATgcggaggaggaagtgagaaaaGGGATTGGAGTCGGCAGTCAGACTCAGAGAAAAGAAACGGGGGTCGATATGCAGTATATGTCCAGGGAGGGAGGTCAGACAATACACCCATGCTACAAACTTGAGATTGTATAA